One region of Budorcas taxicolor isolate Tak-1 chromosome 3, Takin1.1, whole genome shotgun sequence genomic DNA includes:
- the MRPS15 gene encoding 28S ribosomal protein S15, mitochondrial encodes MLRAAWRALSSIRTQAVTQPSVLGLPGGGCAKLLSVQRDLPSSPRGLVLQTARGYATQKPVQQSQEDDPPPSTLLKDYQNVPGIEKVDDVVKRLISLEMANKKEMLKIKKEQLMSKVVENPKDTSSLEARIVALTVKIRSYEEHMQKHRKDKAHKRYLLMSLDQRQKMLKNLRKTNYPVFEKTCKELGIEYTFPPPYHRKIHRRLATKKALCIRVFQEVQKLKKQKRALKTAAAAAQKQGQRNPESPSEARPEAIKETQ; translated from the exons ATGCTGAGGGCGGCGTGGAGGGCGCTGAGTTCGATTCGAACCCAGGCGGTGACACAGCCCTCAGTCCTCGGGCTGCCGGGCGGAGGGTGCGCCAAGCTTCTCTCCGTCCAGCGGGACCTTCCCTCAAGTCCTAGAG GTCTCGTCCTGCAGACCGCCCGCGGATATGCCACCCAGAAACCAG TCCAGCAAAGCCAAGAAGATGACCCGCCCCCTTCCACGCTGCTGAAGGACTACCAGAATGTCCCTGGAATTGAGAA GGTTGATGATGTTGTGAAAAGACTCATATCTTTGGAAATGGCCAACAAG AAGGAAATGCTAAAAATCAAGAAAGAGCAGTTGATGAGCAAGGTCGTGGAAAACCCGAAGGACACCAGCTCCCTGGAGGCTCGAA TTGTTGCCTTGACTGTCAAGATCCGCAGTTATGAAGAACACATGCAGAAACATCGCAAG GACAAAGCCCACAAGCGCTATCTGCTGATGAGCCTTGACCAAAGGCAAAAGATGCTCAAAAACCTCCGCAAGACCAACTATCCTGTCTTTGAGAAGACATGCAAGGAGCTGGGGATTGAGTACACCTTTCCCCCTCCGTACCACCGGAAAATCCACCGACGCTTGGCAACCAAGAAGGCTCTGTGCATTCGG GTTTTCCAAGAGGTTCAAAAGCTGAAGAAGCAAAAAAGAGCCTTAAAAACTGCAGCTGCAGCAGCCCAGAAACAAGGCCAGAGGAACCCAGAGAGCCCTTCTGAAGCCAGACCAGAGGCAATCAAAGAAACCCAATAA